A single Kitasatospora kifunensis DNA region contains:
- a CDS encoding FUSC family protein, with protein MSRPVRWLLRQEGGPDALRRAVWITLAGGTGFYVLTYGFHRPDMALYAIFGSLPLVLFAKVPGPARRRARTLLVMLPAGWLLVTAGTLLAVQHWAAALGLFVIGFLVSFLAIGGPRPAMLAAALQLYYVLPCFPPYEPRSLGFRLAGLTVGILLTIVVDLILWADPPPRSYRSILADALCAVADYCTATGQVLAGQGEPAAARVAGIAADRALEATRLSRVPVPERPTSAAPRDRGLDQARAATRHVCNQLDRMADSRPDDGHATACPCAAVLLADCAAALRRTAHDLRSGVPESASGDTLHAALRAFDAERTRQLATASSRRLRLEAITRSAAEGTLLAAEAAQIALGAAPDPRRQYPGGPFAYATQPALARWWGALRLQLTPHSVMLQNALRLATTLACARLVVGLLDLPHGFWVLLALLSLMRTSAADTRNAQLPALLGTIAGGALATLLLYLVGDVPAFYAAVTPVCLLVGFGVGAVLGPSWLQGAMTLCIVMLFVQILPPTLSLPLVRLLDVVVGGTIGVTASLLAWPRGAHGQLRSAVADFLSQTAEGCRSVTALLCLRAGPGADPLRTARHAMLLTQATYLQYRTESSPRHPADPSWELILLPGELVVGGGQLMLTRRGAPGPAPLPPQAAAQLTALADQVATEFQHAATRLRSGAPPQSSSPAPALRPSHPAVDGLSPDAVLLIADTTAWLTGVAQAANQARTQAANRAAAAG; from the coding sequence GTGAGCCGGCCCGTGCGGTGGCTGCTGCGCCAGGAGGGCGGCCCTGACGCGCTGCGGCGCGCCGTCTGGATCACCCTGGCGGGCGGCACCGGCTTCTACGTGCTCACCTACGGCTTCCACCGGCCCGACATGGCGCTGTACGCGATCTTCGGCTCGCTGCCGCTGGTCCTCTTCGCCAAGGTGCCGGGGCCCGCACGGCGGCGCGCCCGCACCCTGCTCGTCATGCTGCCCGCCGGCTGGCTGTTGGTCACCGCCGGCACGCTGCTCGCCGTCCAGCACTGGGCCGCGGCGCTGGGCCTGTTCGTGATCGGTTTCCTGGTCTCGTTCCTGGCGATCGGCGGGCCGCGCCCGGCCATGCTGGCAGCCGCCCTGCAGCTGTACTACGTCCTGCCCTGCTTCCCGCCCTACGAGCCCAGGTCGCTGGGCTTCCGGCTGGCCGGGCTCACCGTCGGCATCCTGCTCACCATCGTCGTGGACCTGATCCTGTGGGCCGACCCGCCGCCGCGCTCGTACCGGTCGATCCTCGCCGACGCGCTGTGCGCGGTCGCCGACTACTGCACCGCCACCGGCCAGGTGCTGGCCGGTCAGGGGGAGCCGGCCGCCGCGCGGGTCGCGGGCATCGCCGCGGACCGGGCGCTGGAGGCGACCCGGCTGTCGCGGGTGCCGGTACCGGAGCGCCCCACCTCCGCCGCACCACGGGACCGCGGCCTCGACCAAGCCCGCGCGGCCACCCGGCACGTGTGCAACCAGCTGGACCGCATGGCCGACAGCCGCCCCGATGACGGCCACGCCACTGCCTGCCCCTGCGCGGCGGTGCTGCTGGCCGACTGCGCGGCAGCCCTGCGGCGCACCGCGCACGACCTGCGCTCGGGTGTCCCCGAGTCGGCCAGCGGCGACACGCTGCACGCGGCGCTGCGCGCCTTCGACGCCGAACGGACGCGGCAACTCGCCACCGCCTCGTCCCGGCGACTGCGGCTGGAGGCGATCACCCGCTCGGCCGCCGAAGGCACGCTGCTGGCCGCCGAGGCCGCTCAGATCGCGCTCGGCGCCGCCCCGGACCCGCGTCGGCAGTACCCCGGCGGGCCGTTCGCCTACGCCACGCAGCCCGCCCTCGCCCGCTGGTGGGGCGCCCTGCGGCTGCAGCTGACGCCCCACTCGGTGATGCTGCAGAACGCGCTGCGCCTGGCCACCACGCTGGCCTGCGCCCGCCTGGTGGTCGGGCTGCTGGACCTGCCGCACGGCTTCTGGGTGCTGCTGGCCCTGCTCAGCCTGATGCGCACCTCGGCCGCGGACACCCGCAACGCACAGCTGCCCGCCCTGCTGGGCACGATCGCCGGTGGCGCGCTGGCCACGCTGCTGCTCTACCTGGTGGGTGACGTCCCCGCGTTCTACGCGGCCGTGACACCCGTGTGCCTGCTGGTGGGATTCGGCGTGGGCGCCGTGCTCGGGCCCAGCTGGCTGCAGGGCGCGATGACGCTCTGCATCGTCATGCTCTTCGTGCAGATCCTGCCGCCCACCCTCTCCCTGCCCTTGGTGCGGCTGCTGGACGTGGTGGTCGGCGGCACGATCGGCGTGACGGCCAGCCTGCTCGCCTGGCCGCGTGGCGCGCACGGCCAACTGCGGTCCGCCGTCGCCGACTTCCTGTCGCAGACGGCCGAGGGGTGCCGGTCGGTGACCGCCCTGCTCTGCCTGCGAGCCGGGCCCGGGGCCGACCCGCTGCGGACGGCCCGCCACGCGATGCTGCTCACCCAGGCCACCTACCTCCAGTACCGGACGGAGAGCAGCCCCCGCCACCCCGCCGACCCGTCCTGGGAGCTCATCCTGCTGCCCGGCGAACTGGTGGTGGGCGGCGGTCAGTTGATGCTCACCCGTCGCGGGGCACCGGGGCCCGCACCACTGCCACCGCAGGCCGCCGCCCAGCTGACCGCGCTGGCCGACCAGGTGGCCACGGAGTTCCAGCACGCCGCCACCCGCCTGCGCTCCGGAGCGCCCCCGCAGTCATCGTCGCCCGCACCCGCCCTGCGGCCCTCGCACCCGGCCGTCGACGGCCTGTCGCCCGACGCCGTCCTGCTGATCGCCGACACCACCGCGTGGCTCACCGGGGTCGCGCAGGCCGCGAACCAGGCCCGGACGCAGGCGGCCAACCGGGCGGCGGCGGCCGGCTGA
- a CDS encoding sensor histidine kinase encodes MRAHARWRRRRSLRTRLALACTAAVTLVALGVCAAAFSIVRYELLHQLDLSLTQQATLVQQQYRNQPPQAVSGECGYLSAPACTQIVPADPAKDPSAHYVLPVTETTREVAAGHRAGYYTDITVSGHAARMLTTPMGTAPPGAHQAVQVALRSDAADRGVRQAGELMAAVAAAGVLLAAALGYAVARTGLAPVTRLTTTAERIADTRDAGLRIELPPGRREDELTRLAGSFNTMLGELEQSIAAQRRLIADASHELRTPLTALRTNAELLARADRLSQAQRDRASAALQRQLREVTGLVNDLIELARDEEPQPLLEQVRIGPLVAHCVASAQDHWPAVTFTLLDESGERTLPGVPARLVRLVSNLLDNAAKFSPPGGAVEVTLTAGGQLTVRDHGPGIRPEDLPYVFDRFYRASAARALPGSGLGLAMARQIARAHGAVLTAESAPGGGALFRLVLPGRG; translated from the coding sequence ATGAGAGCACACGCCCGCTGGCGTCGCCGCCGCTCGCTGCGCACCCGGCTGGCGCTGGCCTGCACCGCCGCGGTCACGCTGGTCGCCCTCGGGGTCTGCGCGGCGGCCTTCAGCATCGTCCGCTACGAACTGCTGCACCAGCTCGATCTGAGCCTGACCCAGCAGGCCACCCTGGTCCAGCAGCAGTACCGCAACCAGCCGCCGCAGGCGGTCTCCGGCGAGTGCGGCTACCTGTCCGCCCCCGCCTGCACCCAGATCGTGCCCGCCGACCCCGCCAAGGACCCGTCGGCCCACTACGTGCTGCCGGTCACCGAGACCACCCGCGAGGTGGCCGCCGGGCACCGGGCCGGGTACTACACCGACATCACCGTCAGCGGCCATGCCGCCCGGATGCTGACCACCCCGATGGGCACCGCGCCGCCCGGCGCGCACCAGGCCGTGCAGGTCGCGCTGCGCTCGGATGCCGCCGACCGGGGCGTGCGGCAGGCCGGCGAACTGATGGCGGCGGTCGCGGCGGCCGGCGTCCTGCTGGCGGCCGCGCTCGGCTACGCGGTCGCCCGCACCGGCCTGGCGCCGGTCACCAGGCTGACCACCACCGCCGAACGGATCGCCGACACCCGCGACGCCGGCCTGCGGATCGAGCTGCCCCCGGGGCGCCGGGAGGACGAGCTGACCCGGCTGGCCGGCAGCTTCAACACCATGCTGGGCGAGCTGGAGCAGTCGATCGCCGCCCAGCGGCGGCTGATCGCCGACGCCTCGCACGAGCTGCGCACCCCACTGACCGCACTGCGCACCAACGCCGAACTGCTCGCCCGCGCCGATCGGCTGTCGCAGGCCCAACGCGACCGGGCCTCCGCCGCGTTGCAACGCCAGCTGCGCGAGGTGACCGGCCTGGTGAACGACCTGATCGAACTGGCCCGCGACGAGGAGCCGCAGCCCCTGCTCGAACAGGTGCGGATCGGGCCGCTGGTCGCGCACTGCGTGGCGTCCGCCCAGGACCACTGGCCCGCGGTCACCTTCACCCTGCTGGACGAGTCGGGTGAGCGCACCCTGCCGGGCGTCCCGGCCCGGCTCGTGCGGCTGGTCTCCAACCTGCTGGACAACGCCGCGAAGTTCAGCCCGCCCGGCGGCGCGGTCGAGGTCACGCTGACGGCCGGTGGCCAGCTCACCGTGCGCGACCACGGCCCCGGCATCAGGCCCGAGGACCTGCCCTACGTCTTCGACCGCTTCTACCGCGCCTCCGCTGCACGGGCGCTGCCCGGCTCGGGGCTCGGGCTGGCGATGGCCCGTCAGATCGCCCGCGCCCACGGAGCCGTCCTGACCGCCGAGTCCGCCCCGGGCGGCGGGGCGCTCTTCCGGCTCGTCCTGCCCGGACGCGGCTGA
- a CDS encoding response regulator transcription factor, whose translation MSNGLKILVVDDDPEVRAAVEDGLAVEGYAVRGAADGLAALSELADWQPDAMVLDLLMPVLDGLAVCRRLRALGDRTPILVLTARDSVSDRVDGLDAGADDYLVKPFALDELTARLRALLRRAAPVADDLGTAFADLTVDPATRTGRRGGRPVEFSRTEFALLEVLLRHPGQVLPRELIMELVWGSDFGPDSNSLAVYVGYLRRKLEAGGEPRLVHTVHGVGYRLAER comes from the coding sequence ATGAGCAACGGACTGAAGATCCTGGTCGTCGACGACGACCCGGAGGTGCGCGCCGCCGTCGAGGACGGCCTGGCGGTCGAGGGCTATGCCGTGCGCGGCGCCGCCGACGGGCTGGCGGCGCTGAGCGAGCTGGCCGACTGGCAGCCGGACGCCATGGTGCTGGACCTGCTGATGCCGGTGCTCGACGGGCTCGCGGTGTGCCGGCGACTGCGGGCGCTGGGCGACCGCACCCCGATCCTGGTGCTGACCGCCCGCGACTCGGTGAGCGACCGGGTGGACGGGCTGGACGCGGGCGCCGACGACTACCTGGTCAAGCCGTTCGCCCTGGACGAGCTCACCGCCCGGCTGCGGGCCCTGCTGCGCCGCGCCGCCCCCGTGGCGGACGACCTCGGCACCGCCTTCGCCGACCTGACGGTGGACCCGGCCACCCGCACCGGGCGCCGCGGCGGCCGCCCGGTGGAGTTCTCCCGCACCGAGTTCGCCCTCCTGGAGGTGCTGCTGCGCCACCCGGGACAGGTGCTGCCGCGCGAGCTGATCATGGAGCTGGTCTGGGGCTCCGACTTCGGACCCGACTCCAACTCGCTGGCGGTGTACGTAGGTTACCTGCGCCGCAAGCTGGAGGCCGGCGGCGAACCGCGGCTGGTGCACACCGTGCACGGCGTGGGCTACCGGCTGGCGGAGCGATGA
- a CDS encoding universal stress protein, whose amino-acid sequence MSTTVQRVVVGVDGSAGSLAALRIGLAEAERHGAVLRPVLALVPPGGEIAERRWPSPPELQRIWTGDARVRLLKACGQVLPEGVDGVEVEPEVVRGAPGAVLVDCAPASTDLLVLGACGHGTLSRLRPHSVSRYCLRHANCPVLVVHPDEAEEPADGGRAEQ is encoded by the coding sequence ATGTCCACAACTGTGCAGCGGGTCGTCGTCGGCGTCGACGGATCGGCCGGGAGCCTGGCCGCCCTGCGGATCGGGCTGGCGGAAGCCGAGCGGCACGGCGCGGTCCTGCGCCCTGTCCTGGCGCTGGTGCCGCCCGGTGGCGAGATCGCCGAGAGGCGTTGGCCCTCGCCGCCGGAGCTCCAGCGGATCTGGACCGGCGACGCCAGGGTCAGACTGCTGAAGGCCTGCGGGCAGGTCCTTCCGGAGGGGGTAGACGGCGTGGAGGTCGAGCCCGAGGTGGTCCGGGGCGCGCCGGGCGCGGTGCTGGTCGACTGCGCGCCCGCCAGTACCGATCTGCTGGTGCTGGGCGCCTGCGGGCACGGGACGCTGTCCCGCCTGCGCCCGCACTCGGTGAGCCGCTACTGCCTGAGGCACGCGAACTGCCCGGTGCTGGTCGTCCACCCCGACGAGGCCGAGGAGCCCGCTGACGGCGGGCGGGCTGAGCAGTAG
- a CDS encoding universal stress protein: MGSVTESRIVVGVDGSSSSRRALGWAVEQARLTGAVVDAVACWVYPTMYGVVMAKPESRADQEAGRMLARAVAEVVGDRPPAEVRQSVLLGNAAEELLARAHGADLLVLGRREHHAFVNVLAGSVSQYCLQRARCPVVLIRDPEGH; this comes from the coding sequence ATGGGTAGCGTGACAGAGAGCCGGATCGTCGTCGGAGTGGACGGTTCGTCCTCCTCCCGGCGCGCCCTGGGATGGGCGGTCGAGCAGGCTCGGCTGACCGGGGCGGTGGTGGACGCGGTGGCCTGCTGGGTCTATCCGACGATGTACGGGGTGGTCATGGCCAAGCCCGAGTCCCGGGCCGACCAGGAGGCCGGACGGATGCTGGCCCGCGCGGTGGCCGAAGTGGTCGGGGACCGGCCACCGGCGGAGGTCCGGCAGAGCGTGCTGCTCGGTAACGCCGCCGAGGAACTGCTGGCGCGAGCGCACGGCGCGGACCTGTTGGTACTGGGTCGGCGCGAGCACCACGCCTTCGTCAACGTGCTGGCGGGCTCGGTGAGTCAGTACTGCCTCCAGCGCGCCCGCTGCCCGGTGGTCCTGATCCGCGACCCCGAAGGTCACTGA
- a CDS encoding S1C family serine protease: MSGNQEPGTPVPSGGTDSTGHYGPPTGWGPPPQPGTAIPGPPPPQPSGSAAPPMPSYPPGPVPPGYGYSPPPRRHGRRASLALLAAVLVAAAAGIGIDHAFWQSSPAPSTGQAAPYVPTSTDGGGVSGVAAKVDPTLVDINTTLGYQGGEAAGTGIVLTASGEVLTNNHVIDGASSVTATDVGNGRTYTATVVGYDRTGDLAVLQLKDASGLATAKLGNSSKVAVGAAVTAIGNAGGTDQTPSAAPGNVTALDQSITASDEESGTAEQLAGLIQVDANVQPGDSGGALVDSSGAVIGIDTAGTATPAPQQQSSSQGFAIPIDTALPLAKQIVAGKAGPDVHLGPTAFIGVEVATGSGSGSGATGGGGGVLIAGVIAGSPAAQAGLAQGDEITAVNGQAVSSPDALTTLMVNQVPGHQVAVQWIDAGGTQQSTTLTLASGPAD, translated from the coding sequence ATGAGCGGAAATCAGGAACCAGGGACACCGGTGCCGTCCGGGGGCACGGACAGCACCGGCCACTACGGCCCGCCCACCGGCTGGGGCCCGCCGCCGCAGCCGGGGACGGCGATCCCCGGTCCTCCCCCGCCCCAGCCGTCCGGCTCCGCGGCCCCGCCGATGCCCTCGTATCCGCCGGGCCCGGTGCCGCCCGGCTACGGCTATTCGCCACCACCGCGACGGCACGGCAGGCGCGCCTCCCTGGCGCTGCTGGCCGCGGTGCTGGTGGCCGCCGCGGCGGGCATCGGCATCGACCACGCCTTCTGGCAGTCCTCGCCCGCTCCGAGCACGGGGCAGGCGGCGCCGTACGTCCCCACGTCCACCGATGGCGGCGGGGTGAGCGGCGTGGCCGCCAAGGTGGATCCGACCCTGGTGGACATCAACACCACGCTCGGCTACCAGGGCGGCGAGGCCGCCGGGACCGGCATCGTGCTCACCGCCAGTGGCGAGGTGCTCACCAACAACCATGTGATCGACGGGGCTTCCTCGGTCACCGCGACCGACGTGGGCAACGGCCGCACCTACACGGCCACCGTGGTCGGCTATGACCGCACCGGCGACCTGGCGGTCCTCCAGCTCAAGGACGCCTCCGGGCTGGCGACGGCCAAGCTGGGCAACTCCTCGAAGGTGGCGGTGGGCGCGGCGGTGACGGCGATCGGCAACGCCGGCGGCACCGACCAGACGCCCTCGGCCGCACCGGGCAACGTGACCGCACTCGACCAGTCGATCACCGCGAGCGACGAGGAGAGCGGAACGGCCGAGCAGTTGGCCGGGCTGATCCAGGTGGACGCGAACGTCCAGCCGGGCGACTCGGGCGGTGCGCTGGTGGACTCCAGCGGCGCCGTGATCGGCATCGACACCGCCGGAACCGCGACGCCCGCCCCCCAGCAGCAGTCCTCCTCGCAGGGCTTCGCGATCCCGATCGACACGGCGCTGCCGCTGGCCAAGCAGATCGTGGCGGGCAAGGCCGGCCCGGACGTGCACCTGGGGCCGACGGCTTTCATCGGCGTGGAGGTCGCGACCGGTTCAGGTTCAGGTTCAGGGGCAACTGGCGGTGGCGGTGGCGTGCTGATCGCGGGCGTGATCGCCGGCTCCCCGGCCGCGCAGGCGGGGCTCGCCCAGGGTGACGAGATCACCGCCGTCAACGGGCAGGCCGTCAGCAGTCCGGACGCGCTGACCACCCTGATGGTCAATCAGGTGCCCGGACACCAGGTGGCGGTCCAGTGGATCGACGCCGGCGGAACGCAACAGAGCACGACGCTCACGTTGGCCAGCGGTCCGGCCGACTGA
- a CDS encoding IS630 family transposase, translated as MAERVRVREIDDDEGRRLLRIVRRGTGSVVTWRRSQMVLLSAQRMPVAKIAEVTFTSTDRVRDVIHNFNTDGFDSLYPKYKGGRPRTFTLPERREIKKIAKSKPAEHGLPFSTWSLAKLADFLVAEGVVDDISHEGLRILLHQEGVSFQRVKTWKTSRDPDYATKKARVEHLYAIADGEVIPEEGEPEVVFCLDEFGPLNLQPHPGRQWAERGGRHKDPDRGPRPRQRATYTRPHGVRHLFAAYDLAKDQLYGHIKKTKNRSKFLEFCRYLRSLHPAEVRIAIVCDNYSPHLTTKRCQRVGTWAAANNVEIAYTPTNSSWLNRVEAQFTALRYFALDGTDHASHKEQGSMIRRYIIWRNKHAADERLREVVTRANVA; from the coding sequence GTGGCTGAACGCGTGCGGGTCCGTGAGATCGATGACGACGAGGGAAGACGGCTGCTGCGGATCGTGCGCCGGGGCACCGGATCGGTGGTGACCTGGCGACGGTCCCAGATGGTGCTGCTCTCCGCCCAGCGCATGCCCGTGGCGAAGATCGCCGAGGTCACGTTCACCAGCACGGACCGGGTCCGCGACGTGATCCACAACTTCAACACGGACGGCTTCGACTCGCTCTACCCGAAGTACAAGGGCGGCCGGCCCAGGACGTTCACCCTTCCCGAGCGGCGCGAGATCAAGAAGATCGCCAAGTCCAAGCCGGCCGAGCACGGCCTGCCCTTCTCGACCTGGAGCCTGGCCAAGCTGGCCGACTTCCTGGTCGCCGAGGGGGTGGTCGACGACATCAGCCACGAGGGCCTTCGGATCCTGCTCCACCAGGAGGGCGTGTCGTTTCAACGCGTGAAGACCTGGAAGACCTCCCGCGACCCCGACTACGCGACCAAGAAGGCCCGCGTCGAACACCTGTACGCGATCGCCGACGGCGAGGTCATACCCGAAGAAGGCGAACCCGAAGTCGTCTTCTGCTTGGACGAGTTCGGGCCGCTCAACCTCCAACCGCATCCCGGCAGACAGTGGGCCGAACGCGGCGGCAGGCACAAGGACCCCGACCGCGGGCCCAGGCCCCGCCAGCGGGCGACCTACACCCGACCGCACGGGGTCCGGCACCTGTTCGCCGCCTACGACCTCGCCAAGGACCAGCTCTACGGTCACATCAAGAAGACCAAGAACCGCTCCAAGTTCCTGGAGTTCTGCCGATACCTGCGCTCACTGCACCCCGCGGAGGTGCGGATCGCGATCGTCTGTGACAACTACTCGCCGCACCTGACGACGAAACGGTGCCAGCGGGTCGGGACGTGGGCGGCGGCGAACAACGTCGAGATCGCCTACACCCCGACCAACAGCTCCTGGCTCAACCGGGTCGAGGCCCAGTTCACCGCCCTGCGCTACTTCGCCCTCGACGGCACCGACCACGCCAGTCACAAGGAACAGGGCAGCATGATCCGCCGCTACATCATCTGGCGGAACAAGCACGCCGCCGACGAGCGCCTACGCGAGGTCGTCACCAGGGCGAACGTCGCTTGA
- a CDS encoding helix-turn-helix domain-containing protein, translated as METANRALTADVIAALRYWPGVIWVGQKHPPDLVDMTVLPPFFNEVLQDLPWWNRGWKVDRVQPGLPTETGDHLCDPAVRFTEVSIPGTVASGNGESLPFVAKVGFTGDRLIRFQAKIGDVVVGPAVAPAGRSEPHPFGRVLTGLMDLRGIPVKDMARAAGLSMSTIHMLRRGHNPNLLQARLIAEILDMSEADVRVIAGLDDGSSQ; from the coding sequence GTGGAGACTGCCAACCGCGCGCTGACGGCGGACGTGATCGCGGCACTGAGGTACTGGCCCGGTGTCATATGGGTAGGTCAGAAGCATCCTCCGGACCTGGTGGACATGACCGTCCTGCCGCCCTTCTTCAACGAGGTGCTGCAGGACCTTCCGTGGTGGAACCGCGGCTGGAAAGTCGACCGCGTCCAGCCGGGACTTCCCACAGAGACTGGGGATCACCTCTGCGATCCCGCCGTGAGGTTCACCGAGGTGTCGATCCCGGGAACGGTCGCCTCCGGCAACGGCGAGAGCCTGCCGTTCGTCGCGAAGGTCGGGTTCACGGGCGACCGGCTGATCCGCTTCCAGGCCAAGATCGGTGACGTTGTCGTCGGCCCGGCCGTTGCCCCTGCCGGGCGGTCGGAGCCGCATCCATTCGGACGGGTGCTCACCGGGTTGATGGACCTGCGCGGGATTCCGGTCAAGGACATGGCCAGGGCCGCCGGACTGTCGATGTCTACCATCCACATGCTCCGCCGCGGGCACAACCCGAATCTGCTACAGGCCCGCCTGATCGCCGAGATCCTGGACATGTCCGAAGCGGATGTCAGAGTCATCGCCGGACTCGACGACGGCAGTTCGCAGTAG
- a CDS encoding PP2C family protein-serine/threonine phosphatase, which translates to MTLATSTLQQTVAPDAHALPEQPAERPAPQLPEVDGLRLAARSTPAQAGATDGGDWYDVIALPDGRCALSIGDVEGHDAAAAATMRWVRTALRTFARTGAEPGQVLSATNSLLDSLGITLLTTCTYIVLDLERRELTTATAGHVPAVLGLTDGGTRLLAPAPGLPLGVLPDTEYPQETQSLAGVDSLALLTDGLLEGPELPLDSGLQGARTAVGQATGPDPEQLANALVAAAAVIDQQDDATVLAVCLTR; encoded by the coding sequence ATGACGCTCGCCACCAGCACGCTCCAGCAGACCGTGGCGCCCGACGCCCACGCACTGCCCGAGCAGCCGGCCGAGCGCCCGGCGCCGCAGCTGCCCGAGGTCGACGGGCTGCGCCTGGCCGCCCGCTCCACCCCCGCCCAGGCCGGCGCCACGGACGGCGGCGACTGGTACGACGTCATCGCCCTGCCCGACGGCCGCTGCGCCCTGAGCATCGGGGACGTCGAGGGCCACGACGCCGCGGCCGCCGCCACCATGCGCTGGGTGCGCACCGCACTGCGCACCTTCGCCCGCACCGGCGCCGAGCCCGGCCAGGTACTGAGCGCCACCAACTCGCTGCTGGACTCCCTCGGCATCACCCTGCTCACCACCTGCACCTACATCGTGCTCGACCTGGAGCGCCGCGAACTGACGACCGCCACCGCCGGACACGTCCCCGCGGTGCTCGGCCTCACCGACGGCGGCACCCGCCTGCTGGCACCGGCCCCCGGCCTGCCGCTGGGCGTCCTCCCGGACACCGAGTACCCCCAGGAGACCCAGAGCCTGGCGGGGGTCGACAGCCTCGCCCTGCTGACCGACGGCCTGCTGGAGGGGCCCGAGCTGCCCCTGGACAGCGGTCTGCAGGGCGCCCGCACGGCAGTCGGCCAGGCCACCGGCCCCGACCCCGAGCAGCTGGCGAACGCGCTGGTCGCCGCCGCCGCCGTCATCGACCAGCAGGACGACGCCACCGTGCTGGCCGTCTGCCTCACCCGGTGA
- a CDS encoding sensor histidine kinase: MTTRWRELQLSATAGQSVLFVAWLRLLMFVPLLLSGLSAGDHVHSPWFGVLLALYALWAIVRLVWLSRGGAPDVRATWWAAAIDLVAISVLSILAGGEDSEVRFALYVLPIASILWLLPRVTVLLTVVCAAAYALVLVPQLITDRVPQLWPLVVDEAYLLWNAAACVLIVVLLARRTRRVAELLDGQELLLQDALAAETRERAELADTLHDGAVQDLLAALHELEEAEESAPSAALSRAEGEVRRVVREMREVIFDLHPQVLQAAGLEAALRSAGERFARRGGFTVRYDLRLPERVAHEGLLYSVARELLTNVVKHARAEQVGLGLWAENGETVLTVADDGAGFDPAIIRQRLREGHVGLASHYVRVESAGGSFSIRSAPGQHTTVEVRLPG, encoded by the coding sequence GTGACCACCCGGTGGCGGGAACTCCAGCTCAGCGCCACGGCCGGTCAGTCGGTGCTGTTCGTCGCCTGGCTGCGGCTGCTGATGTTCGTCCCGCTGCTGCTGTCCGGGCTGAGCGCGGGCGACCACGTGCACAGCCCCTGGTTCGGCGTGCTGCTCGCGCTCTACGCGCTGTGGGCGATCGTGCGCCTGGTGTGGCTGTCCCGCGGCGGGGCGCCGGACGTGCGCGCCACCTGGTGGGCGGCCGCGATCGACCTGGTGGCCATCTCGGTGCTGTCGATCCTCGCCGGTGGCGAGGACTCCGAGGTTCGGTTCGCCCTCTACGTGCTGCCCATCGCCAGCATCCTGTGGCTGCTGCCCCGGGTCACCGTGCTGCTGACCGTGGTCTGCGCGGCGGCCTACGCGCTGGTGCTGGTACCCCAGTTGATCACCGACCGGGTTCCCCAGCTGTGGCCGCTGGTGGTGGACGAGGCCTATCTGCTGTGGAACGCGGCGGCCTGCGTGCTGATCGTGGTGCTGCTGGCCCGCCGGACCCGGCGGGTGGCCGAACTGCTGGACGGGCAGGAGCTGTTGCTCCAGGACGCGCTGGCGGCGGAGACTCGCGAGCGGGCCGAGCTCGCGGACACGCTGCACGACGGCGCGGTGCAGGACCTGTTGGCCGCGCTGCACGAGCTGGAGGAGGCCGAGGAGAGTGCCCCCTCGGCCGCGCTGTCCCGGGCGGAGGGGGAGGTGCGCCGGGTGGTGCGGGAGATGCGTGAGGTGATCTTCGACCTGCACCCGCAGGTGTTGCAGGCCGCCGGGCTGGAGGCGGCCCTGCGCAGCGCCGGGGAGCGCTTCGCCCGGCGCGGCGGCTTCACCGTCCGCTACGACCTGCGGCTGCCCGAGCGGGTGGCGCACGAGGGGCTGCTGTACTCGGTGGCCCGCGAGCTGCTGACCAACGTGGTCAAGCACGCCAGGGCGGAGCAGGTGGGCCTGGGCCTGTGGGCGGAGAACGGTGAGACCGTGCTGACGGTGGCGGACGACGGAGCGGGGTTCGACCCGGCGATCATCCGGCAGCGGCTGCGCGAGGGCCACGTCGGCCTGGCGAGCCACTACGTGCGGGTGGAGAGCGCGGGCGGCAGTTTCAGCATCCGCAGCGCTCCCGGGCAGCACACCACGGTGGAGGTCCGGCTCCCGGGCTGA